One window from the genome of Sphingomonas lacunae encodes:
- a CDS encoding TauD/TfdA dioxygenase family protein — translation MKISPMSAHCGVEITGLDITAADDATFDQVRRAVAESGVVVLRDQQLSPEQHIALANRWGGIDVNNYFPSNSAYPEIAEVTKAETQVVNIGGGWHTDHSYDQIPAMGSILVARELPPVGGDTLFASMGAAWDSLSEGLKATLRTMRAVHSADHIYGHGGIYSQTDRADDMKGRDLKTLAVHPVVIRHPTTGRECLYVNGAFTRHFEGWTMEESQPLLNYLYEVAQREDWQCRLQWAPGSVAIWDNRSTWHYALNDYHGHRRVMHRITLTGEALV, via the coding sequence ATGAAAATCAGCCCCATGTCCGCCCATTGCGGCGTCGAAATCACCGGTCTCGACATCACCGCCGCCGACGACGCCACATTCGACCAGGTCCGCCGCGCCGTGGCTGAATCAGGCGTGGTGGTCCTGCGCGACCAGCAACTCAGCCCAGAACAGCATATCGCACTCGCCAACCGCTGGGGCGGCATCGACGTGAACAACTATTTTCCGTCAAACTCGGCCTATCCCGAGATTGCCGAAGTGACAAAGGCCGAAACACAGGTCGTCAACATCGGCGGCGGTTGGCACACTGATCACAGCTATGACCAGATCCCGGCGATGGGATCGATCCTCGTGGCACGTGAACTGCCACCGGTCGGCGGCGACACTCTGTTCGCCAGTATGGGCGCCGCCTGGGATTCGCTGTCGGAGGGGCTCAAGGCGACATTGCGCACCATGCGCGCCGTCCACAGCGCCGACCATATCTACGGTCACGGCGGTATTTATTCACAGACAGACCGCGCCGATGATATGAAAGGGCGGGATCTGAAGACGCTTGCCGTGCATCCTGTCGTCATCCGCCACCCCACCACTGGCCGCGAGTGCCTCTACGTCAATGGCGCTTTCACGCGCCACTTCGAAGGATGGACGATGGAGGAGAGCCAGCCGCTGCTCAACTATCTCTATGAAGTTGCCCAGCGCGAAGATTGGCAGTGCCGCCTTCAATGGGCACCGGGATCGGTTGCCATTTGGGACAACCGCTCGACCTGGCATTATGCCCTCAACGATTATCATGGTCACCGCCGGGTGATGCACCGGATAACGCTGACCGGTGAAGCTTTGGTCTGA